A window of Equus caballus isolate H_3958 breed thoroughbred chromosome 10, TB-T2T, whole genome shotgun sequence contains these coding sequences:
- the LOC100069954 gene encoding LOW QUALITY PROTEIN: hormone-sensitive lipase-like (The sequence of the model RefSeq protein was modified relative to this genomic sequence to represent the inferred CDS: inserted 1 base in 1 codon; deleted 6 bases in 3 codons; substituted 1 base at 1 genomic stop codon): MLPLGEKAFYLSVEPGSKSKSRPDQEPEPHQTPITQPEPGPEKASTALTASKTQQEPNTQQEPASQQRPLTQQEPLVEHEAESQQEPKQQKKNALLQEFLAAQEPAPQQSPXHPRMPLTQQEAALQRRPGPRIESRSQQEPHLRQGCAAQTGSGPGEPLLAQQEAGSTPPDQPRHGPQNGPPAQIESMSQETPGQSDPTAQPTAPAQGAKSQQGSFMEWGFLSELKELSSQQPGSERKTCFECVADPDSESDXGSLLGTDLLATRGGTTVAQEMKLIFKGKSGYGVMSGYGGTSAPGRNSPSKKHRHYRHTSECEPGGQGASQDSHSFSQGILSSQEDTAPRPGCPPGESQASQVSWPWGCSQEGSLREGLWGPPKSGQGRGWMEGAAEGGTGQDSAAASSPSPPPKRAGARRCRLSSRSGPDPPSLGSEARHAEGRRASSIRGQRGPSLKRPEGKQGSPVGRVRRPPCCSRRGLSSRKGCVSEGGGEVGTGVSQGCSPALRGRGGGSGGKEGPSSAFSGADDEELFLQASRTQARGTPSPQRRHRPGRFPSGARDAVDCVRMREPRASPVSRLFTGTRPSLYRRSSLRAARGLGLVRRRRSVEVHVHGSGFVAQTSRSHQPYLKSWAQELGAPILSIDYYLAPGVPFLRALEECFYAYCWAIKHCALLGSTGEWICLTGDSAGGNLCFTVSLWAAAYGVGIRLPDGIMAAYPATMLQSTTSPSRLLSLMDPLLPLSVLSKCVSAYAGGETEDHSDSDQKALGMMGLVRRDTALLLRDLRLNASSWLNSFLELSRHRSHMNSVPMANWLWIICIDISCHSHGRISEKPTGDHLESTLNQHLVPIGVIEHPWITAFFR, from the exons ATGCTTCCCTTAGGAGAAAAAGCCTTTTACCTGAGTG TGGAGCCAGGTTCTAAGTCCAAATCTAGGCCTGACCAGGAACCTGAGCCACACCAGACACCAATCACCCAGCCAGAACCTGGGCCAGAAAAGGCATCTACAGCCCTGACAGCATCTAAGACTCAGCAGGAACCCAACACCCAACAGGAGCCTGCCTCACAGCAAAGACCCCTCACTCAGCAGGAGCCCCTTGTTGAACATGAAGCTGAATCCCAGCAGGAGCCAAAa caacaaaaaaaaaatgctttgctgCAGGAATTTCTTGCCGCACAGGAGCCTGCACCACAGCAATCAC CCCACCCAAGGATGCCCCTCACTCAACAGGAAGCTGCCTTGCAGCGGAGACCTGGGCCAAGAATAGAATCTAGAAGTCAACAGGAACCACACTTGAGACAGGGATGTGCAGCCCAGACAGGATCTGGCCCAGGAGAGCCACTTCTAGCTCAGCAAGAAGCTGGATCAACACCTCCAGACCAGCCTAGACATGGACCCCAAAATGGACCACCTGCCCAGATTGAATCTATGTCCCAAGAGACACCAGGACAGTCAGACCCTACAGCCCAGCCAACAGCTCCAGCCCAGGGAGCCAAATCCCAGCAGGGATCTTTCATGGAGTGGGGATTTCTGTCAGAACTGAAGGAACTGTCCTCACAGCaaccaggctcagagaggaagaCATGCTTTGAGTGCGTCGCAGATCCGGATTCAGAATCAGATTAGGGGTCTCTGTTAGGGACCGATTTGCTAGCCACGAGGGGTGGGACA ACAGTGGCCCAGGAAATGAAGCTCATCTTCAAGGGGAAGTCTGGTTATGGAGTGATGTCAGGATATGGTGGGACATCAGCACCTGGGAGGAACAGCCCTAGCAAGAAGCACAGACACTACCGACACACGAGTGAGTGTGAGCCTGGGGGACAGGGAGCCTCCCAGGacagtcattcattcagtcaggG GATCCTGAGCTCCCAGGAAGACACCGCTCCCCGGCCAGGCTGCCCCCCAGGGGAGTCGCAGGCCAGCCAGGTCTCATGGCCTTGGGGGTGTTCTCAGGAAGGGAGCCTGCGAGAGGGGCTGTGGGGTCCGCCAAAGTCCGGGCAAGGTCGGGGCTGGATGGAGGGGGCAGCGGAGGGGGGGACGGGCCAGGACTCGGCGGCCGccagctctccctcccctcctccgaAGCGGGCAGGGGCCCGGCGGTGCAGGCTCAGCTCCCGCTCAGGCCCCGACCCTCCTTCCCTGGGCTCAGAAGCCCGCCATGCAGAAGGCAGGCGCGCAAGTTCCATCCGCGGACAGAGGGGTCCCTCGTTGAAGCGGCCTGAGGGCAAACAGGGCAGCCCAGTCGGGCGAGTCCGCAGGCCGCCATGCTGCTCTCGCCGAGGCCTGTCCTCCCGGAAGGGCTGCGTCTCTGAGGGCGGAGGAGAAGTCGGAACGGGAGTCTCTCAGGGCTGCTCGCCGGCATTGCGAGGGCGGGGAGGAGGGTCAGGAGGGAAAGAAGGTCCCAGTTCTGCTTTTTCCGGCGCTGACGATGAAGAGCTGTTTCTTCAGGCCTCCAGAACCCAGGCTCGAGGGACGCCCTCTCCACAGCGCCGCCACAGACCAGGCCGCTTCCCCTCAGGCGCCCGAGACGCAGTTGACTGTGTGCGCATGCGCGAGCCTCGAGCGTCGCCTGTTTCCCGCCTTTTCACAGGCACGCGCCCCTCCCTCTACCGCCGCTCCTCCCTGCGGGCCGCGCGTGGCTTGGGGCTAGTGCGCAGGCGCAGA TCCGTGGAGGTGCACGTCCACGGCAGCGGCTTCGTGGCCCAGACTTCCAGATCCCACCAGCCCTACCTCAAGAGCTGGGCCCAGGAGCTGGGCGCCCCCATCCTCTCCATCGACTACTACCTGGCCCCCGGGGTCCCCTTCCTCCGCGCGCTGGAGGAGTGCTTCTACGCCTACTGCTGGGCCATCAAGCACTGCGCCCTCCTCG GctccacaggtgaatggatatGCCTCACTGGGGACAGTGCAGGCGGGAACCTCTGCTTCACCGTGTCCCTTTGGGCAGCAGCCTATGGAGTGGGGATA AGATTACCAGATGGCATCATGGCAGCCTACCCGGCCACAATGCTGCAGTCTACCACCTCTCCTTCCCGCCTCCTGAGCCTCATGGACCCCCTGCTGCCCCTCAGCGTGCTCTCCAAGTGTGTCAGCGCCTATGCTG GTGGGGAGACAGAGGACCACTCTGACTCGGACCAGAAGGCGCTGGGCATGATGGGGCTGGTGCGGCGGGATACAGCTCTGCTCTTGCGAGACCTGCGCCTGAATGCCTCCTCATGGCTCAACTCCTTCCTGGAGCTGAGCAGGCACAGATCTCACATGAATTCGGTGCCCATGGCAA